The following proteins come from a genomic window of Streptomyces liliiviolaceus:
- a CDS encoding GNAT family N-acetyltransferase, whose amino-acid sequence MYAISLGDDGAELRPLEPWHADEFLAHLDRGREFVQQYISFGSRVTDADSARELLQSFADKKAADTGSLHGVWLDGRLVGGVLFRVFDAEHGVCEVGCWLEPAASGRGLITRAIRVLIDWAVDVRGIHRVEWHAAAANVPSLNVARRLGMSREGVLRENWPHRGVRQDTEVWSVLAREWRAARAAAAEQGDLPTPA is encoded by the coding sequence GGCACGCGGACGAGTTCCTGGCTCATCTCGACCGCGGACGCGAGTTCGTCCAGCAGTACATCTCCTTCGGTTCGCGCGTCACGGACGCCGACTCCGCGCGCGAGCTGCTCCAGTCGTTCGCCGACAAGAAGGCCGCCGACACGGGCAGCCTGCACGGGGTGTGGCTGGACGGCCGGCTCGTCGGCGGTGTGCTCTTCCGCGTCTTCGACGCCGAGCACGGCGTCTGCGAGGTCGGCTGCTGGCTGGAGCCGGCGGCGTCGGGCCGCGGTCTGATCACGCGCGCGATCCGCGTCCTCATCGACTGGGCGGTCGACGTACGCGGCATCCACCGCGTGGAGTGGCACGCGGCGGCCGCCAACGTACCCAGCCTGAACGTGGCACGGCGGCTCGGCATGAGCCGCGAGGGCGTCCTGCGCGAGAACTGGCCCCACCGGGGCGTACGGCAGGACACGGAGGTGTGGTCGGTCCTCGCGCGGGAGTGGCGCGCCGCACGCGCGGCCGCCGCCGAACAAGGCGATCTGCCGACCCCCGCGTGA